In Phacochoerus africanus isolate WHEZ1 chromosome 1, ROS_Pafr_v1, whole genome shotgun sequence, the following are encoded in one genomic region:
- the IQCF6 gene encoding IQ domain-containing protein F6, translating into MDTQNLEKAAIKIQSWWRGNMVRRTLLHAALRAWVIQCWWRSMQAKMLEQRRRLALRLYTCQEWAVVKVQAQVRMWQARRRFLQARQAACIIQSHWRWHASQTRGLIRGRYEVRASRLELDIEILMT; encoded by the exons ATGGACACACAAAAT TTAGAGAAGGCAGCCATAAAGATTCAGTCATGGTGGCGTGGCAACATGGTACGCCGGACGTTACTGCATGCAGCACTCAGGGCCTGGGTCATCCAGTGCTGGTGGAGGTCGATGCAGGCCAAGATGCTGGAGCAAAGACGGCGCCTGGCACTAAGACTCTACACCTGCCAGGAGTGGGCAGTGGTGAAGGTGCAGGCACAGGTTCGAATGTGGCAGGCCCGCAGACGGTTTCTCCAGGCACGCCAAGCAGCCTGCATCATCCAGTCTCACTGGCGCTGGCATGCCAGCCAAACCCGAGGCCTGATCCGGGGCCGCTATGAGGTCAGAGCCAGCCGGCTGGAGCTGGACATCGAAATCCTCATGACATAG